In Anthocerotibacter panamensis C109, the sequence TAGCGGATCTCCCCATAGTGAATTGGGATATGAACGATGCACACGGTCTTGTCCTCAAGCAAAGGCTCAATGTACGGCAAGAGCCGGGGATCGTCGGTATTGGCTGATAAGCACCTAAGTGCAGAAGCCCGCTCCTGAGTTTTTTCACTCCTTAAACTCTGGGAAATATCCTGAAAATCTTCATCACTGAGCATTATCTCCTATTCATTGCTAACGGGACGCGAAAGCTTGATAGCCTCAATCAACCTCCTAAGTGTAAGTTCCCTTCTCAGGTAGCCCTAACTCAATCCGGGTCTGCTTGCTGAGCGTGTAGATGATTTTATCTCCTTTGCTCTGCCACTCTTGAAATCGGCTGTGCTCTTGTAAAATAATCTTTCCGACCAGCATGTTCTCAAGAGCCTCATCTCTTGTGGGATCACAAGCAGCAATGACTTCCTTAGAGAAGCTGTCTTGCCAACGGGTCACCCGACCAATTTCACTCGCTAGAAATTGATACTCCGCTTCAAGTGCTTTGCTGTGGGCATGGAGATAATAATTTTCATTGAAATAAGCTTTCCATTGCGTATCTTGAGCATCCGTCATATTCCCACGCCCCATGAAATCAAACCCTGTGCGCTGCTGCATCTGCTGCAATTCGCGCACCTCAGTCAACTCATGCACGATGTAGCGTAAATCGTCAATCATTCCCTTCCCTCGCGCTAGCCGCCGCCAAGCATAGTAGTTCTCCGGCTCAAAGGCGATCCCCCGACTGTCAAAGTTGTAGCGCTTAATTATCGCCAACGATGCACGGTCAACGTTGACCCCCATCTGTTGAAGCGATTGCTGCACTCGACCAATATCATTGGTCGCGAGTAGCTCTATCTGTAGTGCTTCAACCTCTTTTTTAGATTTTTGCCATTTAACAAAGTTAGGTTTGGCACGCCCACCGGACCGACTTTATCCGCCTGCTCTACCGTTTGCTCAGGAGTACTCAGATGCTCTACTTCTTTGGCTGCCTGCTGTGCCTTGACTTGCTTGAGCGCCTGATGGGTCAAGACGGCTGCCACCACATCCACGCCCACCACTGCTACTGCCCGCGCCAGATGCTCTGCTGCTTTTTCCAGATCCGCTTCCGTCTGAGCCTGTAATACCCCATTGACGAAGCCCACAAGGTCTTGAGCTATCGTGACCACTTCGGTGCCTAAAGCAGTGATGCCCACACCCAAGAGCACGAGGTCAATCACCTCCCCAATCCCTACAGCATGCGAAGCAGCCCAAACCCCTGCCATCCCCGCCAGCAGTGCAAGTGCTTCGGGGGCGAAGGGGGCTTCGACTTTGGAGCGCACCTGAGTGGGTAACAGGGGCAGGGTATGTTTGAGGACGGCACCCAGTTTTTGGGCGCTGTTCATCTGCGGGATATTTGACGTCTGCGGCAGGTCGTGTCTACGGGCGAAATTGCGGATGTGATGTACAGGGGGGTGCCAGGAAGAGGAAGAGGATTTATGACGTTCGTAGCTATACATGTGCTCCTCATCGGAGAAATGAACAATATCGATACAAAAGTGCGCTGATAATAGTCCCGCGTATTCCTGAAGAGTAACCGTAATTTTACGAGGGAGGTAGAATACAGCTATTTTTCTGGAAAAATCTTTGGGAAGTGTGATTGGACATACTCCAATTCAAAGGTGAAGTGCACTGAGCCCTGACTGATCCAAAAGTATTTCGCAGGGCGCTTGGTAATCAAGGCATGTGTATAGATTATTCTTTAGGTCAAGTGCTCTAAAAATAGCTTATGCACATGCTACCTATGCTTGCGGAATTTTTTGTGTCCTCAGTCCAACCAGCTTTATCCCCCTTGAGTTATAGGAAAACTTGGAATGAATCCTGAACTGGAACTGAACCAAGTCTACAAGTCCTTCCCGGTTAAGCGAGGGGTACTGACGGTCTTGGAGGACATTAATCTGACCGTCCAGTCCCAGGAATTCATCTGTCTGGTGGGGGCTTCCGGCTGTGGTAAGAGCACGCTGCTCAATCTGATGGCAGGGCTGGATCGCCCCACGCAAGGCGAGGTACGCCAGCGTGACCAAATCGTCACCGGACCGGGGCGCGAGCGGGGTTTGGTCTTTCAAAGCTATACGCTCTTTCCTTGGCTGACGGTGCGGGAGAATGTGGGTTTTGCGCTCGGTCTACGGGGTATCTCGCGCCGGGATCTCAAGGAGCGCGTCGATGCCTATCTGGAAGTGGTGCAGTTGCGAGCCTTTCAGGATAGCTACCCCAAGCAGCTCTCTGGAGGGATGCAACAGCGGGTCGCCATTGCCCGAGCCCTCATCAATGAGCCGAGTGTGCTGTTGATGGATGAACCCTTCGCAGCACTGGATGCCCAGACACGAGGGCTGATGCAAGATTTTCTTCTCCAGTTGTGGCAAGAAAAACCGTTGACCGTGGTCCTGGTGACCCATGATGTCGGGGAAGCGGTCTATCTGTGCGAGCGCTTATATATCCTCTCCTCGCGTCCGGGGCGCATTGTCCGTCAGGTACAGCCCGGTTTGCCTCGGGAGCGCACCTATCAGGTCCGCCAGTCTGGTCGCTTCCAGGAAGTCCAGGGTCAAGTGCTGGAGTGGCTTCGCGTTGAAGCACTGAAAGTATTTACAGGCTGAGCATTTTACCCCCCCCGCAAAAAAACCGGAGCGTGCGGCTCCGGTTAACGTGATTTTACAAGATAGGTTTTAGCTTCGAGCTTTAGCCTAGGGCTTCTTCTCTTCCTTCATGGCATCGCCTTCTTTCATAGCGTCGCCTTCTTTCATAGCTTCACCTTCTTTCTTCATGGCATCGCCTTCTTTCATGGCGTCGCCTTCTTTCTTCATGGCATCGCCTTCTTTCATAGCGTCGCCTTCTTTCTTCATGGCATCGCCTTCTTTCATGGCGTCGCCTTCTTTCATAGCACCTTCAGCGGGGGCAGTGGTAGTCTCGGTGGTCGCGGGGGTTTCCGTCGTGGTTGCCCCACCACCACAGGCAGACAGGCCAACAAGCAGGACAGACAGGCCCAAAATCATGCCCGTTAGCTTCAAAAAGCGCATGGTGTTTTCCTCATGGTTTGTTTGTAGACGTGTTCTCCAGTTAGCATCTTACTAGGAAGTGGTGCCTGCCTTACTGTTCTTCAGGATCCCTCCTACATTTTTTCGGCCATAAGAGGCTTGCTATGTCCCTATCCGCTGTTGCTGCTCCTATTGCTTGTGCCGTGTTGACCCTCAGTGACACCCGCACCCCTGACACGGACACCAGCGGTCAGACCCTGTGTCAGTTGCTACTGGTAGGGGGGTATGAGGTCCGGGATTATCTGATCCAACCCGATGAAGCGCATCTGCTGGAGGGGACGCTCTTGGAGTGGTGTGCGCGTGCGGATATTCAGGCGGTACTGATCACAGGGGGGACAGGGGTGAGCCCTCGGGATATTACCCCGGATGTATTGGCACGGCACTTCGACAAGCCCCTACCGGGATTTGGAGAACTTTTTCGTATGCTCTCCTGGGAACAGGTGGGTTCTAAGGCACTTTCTTCACGAGCGGTGGCAGGTGTGGTAAGAAAAACGTTGGTTTTCGCGCTACCGGGCTCAACGCGAGCCGTCACGCTCGCTATGGAAAAGCTAATCTTGCCCGAACTCAGCCATCTGGTACGCCTGATCCAGGGTGAGGGGCACCGCTAAACGTCAGAAACCGGCAATTGGAAGCTGGCCCACCGCAAGGTAGTGGCCCCACAACAGGTCCACGACGGCCTGTTGCGCCTCGGGACTGTAGGCCAAGATTCGCTCGCGACGTACGTTCTGAATCAGATAGGGGTTGCCGTAGCTGACGACGATGAGCCGTTGGGGGGCAGTAGTCAGGAACCGCTCCAGGGCAGGCGGGAGCTGAGTATAGCTCCGGTAAGGCCCGGTGGTGAGGAAAAGGTGGACAAGGACAAGTTCGCGACCGTCTCGGGGAAGCGCTGCCAAGGCTTCCCCCGCTTGGTCTTGGGCAAAAACCAGCGTCTCGGGGTGCACGTGGTAGACAGGTCCAGGCACCGGGACAGCCTTGGGCGCGATTAGAATATTGCACCAGTGCGGGGTGTCCTTGAGGTCAGGCAAGGGACCCAGCCCGAGGGTAGTGATGCTTTGCCGGTAGAGATGCTGCGCCTGCTTGTGATGTTCGGGCCAACCGCCCTCGGGTAGCGGTGGGGCAGCCTTGAGCTGAGCTTTAGCCCGGAGAATCTTACGCACGGAAGCATAGAGCCGTTCTCGGGAGAACCGCCCCTGAAGAATGGCTCCCAAGATGGCTTGATAGGCGCTGGGCAAATCCTGGGGCATCAGGAGAATATCTGCTCCGGCTGCGAAGGCCATGAGTGCTGCCTCAGCGGGTCCAAAACGGTCAGCGATGGCGCCCATGGTTAGGGCATCGGTCACGACAAGCCCCTCAAAGCCCCATTGTTGCTGGAGAATATCGGTCACGATAGGGTA encodes:
- a CDS encoding glycoside hydrolase family 3 protein codes for the protein MEEHVMLDLPELANLTLEEQVGQLFVVRTSGFTQDEDRRYPERELSLADLTQAIERYHIGGILLYGGEVGETSAKVQRFQAMSPQPLLVCADLEEGAGQHVRGCTRLPPALALAACGSQASAQAGLITAREARSVGVNWVLAPIADVNANPSNPVINVRAFGATPEQVTRESLAFLQGLQAGGVLTCAKHFPGHGDVDGDSHLELPMLQTTRLTLEREHWPPFQALIAAGVSAVMVAHLQAPALDVLPTSLSYPIVTDILQQQWGFEGLVVTDALTMGAIADRFGPAEAALMAFAAGADILLMPQDLPSAYQAILGAILQGRFSRERLYASVRKILRAKAQLKAAPPLPEGGWPEHHKQAQHLYRQSITTLGLGPLPDLKDTPHWCNILIAPKAVPVPGPVYHVHPETLVFAQDQAGEALAALPRDGRELVLVHLFLTTGPYRSYTQLPPALERFLTTAPQRLIVVSYGNPYLIQNVRRERILAYSPEAQQAVVDLLWGHYLAVGQLPIAGF
- a CDS encoding MogA/MoaB family molybdenum cofactor biosynthesis protein, giving the protein MSLSAVAAPIACAVLTLSDTRTPDTDTSGQTLCQLLLVGGYEVRDYLIQPDEAHLLEGTLLEWCARADIQAVLITGGTGVSPRDITPDVLARHFDKPLPGFGELFRMLSWEQVGSKALSSRAVAGVVRKTLVFALPGSTRAVTLAMEKLILPELSHLVRLIQGEGHR
- a CDS encoding ABC transporter ATP-binding protein, yielding MNPELELNQVYKSFPVKRGVLTVLEDINLTVQSQEFICLVGASGCGKSTLLNLMAGLDRPTQGEVRQRDQIVTGPGRERGLVFQSYTLFPWLTVRENVGFALGLRGISRRDLKERVDAYLEVVQLRAFQDSYPKQLSGGMQQRVAIARALINEPSVLLMDEPFAALDAQTRGLMQDFLLQLWQEKPLTVVLVTHDVGEAVYLCERLYILSSRPGRIVRQVQPGLPRERTYQVRQSGRFQEVQGQVLEWLRVEALKVFTG